Within Deltaproteobacteria bacterium, the genomic segment ATACGGTGAACATATGACCAGCTTACTTATCGGTTCGCTGAGAGAATAAAGAAATCGTCTGTAAAACTCTTTGGTGTACAGGACATCCTTTGCTGTGAGGGTTTCCAAGGCGCGTTCTTCGCGGATCACGACACACCCTTCCATTTGTAGAAACCGATCTGCCCTCTCTTCGCAGACAGGCGTTCGAAGTCAACTCGATAACGGGGGAATAGGGCGGAGAGGACTTCCGCCCACCGATAACTTCGCCCATCAGCGAACATCCTATACTTGATGTACTCGATCGGCAAGAGCAGGGTGGCTTGCGCGGCGTGGATGAGTTTCACCGATTTATAACCTCTCTTCATAATGTGTACCGTATCCGCAATCAGTTGATCGATCTCGGCATTCGTCGGTGCCGCGTATTCGGCAGCCATTCCATACGTGTCCTCGAACGGCCCCGGCAACCGTTGCTCCAAAGAAATCCCTAAGTCACGTTGCGTCGTTTGTTTCGGCCCTAGCCAGAAATAGTGTCCGTCTGGGGTCAAACTGCGGCGTGTTGCCGCGCCAAAAGGTGTGAGTGCCTTGGATTCCGCATCAAGCAGGCCGAGTTGGCTGAGCCAACCGTGTCGCGGCGTTGTGTGATGTTTAGCTGTCTTCACTGATAACTCCTCGATCCTTGGTCGTGGTTCCCCCCGTTGGGGATCCCTAAGCCAAGGGACATTCAAGGCGATGCGCTTGAATAACAACTGCTCAGGGAACGCCTCCAGCAACCACTTGGCGCGCCTTGCGCGAAGTCCCTGTTGAAATGCCAAGTAATGCGCATGCAACGACTCGCTTCGCGCTCGCGAAAAAAAATCGATGACCGGAAACAGTGCGTCCGAGTCTGCAAACAGAACGGTCTTGGTCAGATAGTAGTGAAAGAACGATTCATCCTCCGACCCCTTGGCTCCCAACAATGTCCGCCCTACTTCCGTAGGGGCAAATCTCCGAACCTGCGCTTGTTTGGGTGAAACTGTCTCCAACAGCCCCATGGCTTCTGCGAAGTTAATGACCTCTTCAAGGTACTCCTGGCTCAATGCCTTCGTATTTCCACCACTTGCTTCTCGCGGAGAAACCGCCAGCCGTGCCTTCTCGACCAACTCGGTTATGTATGCCGAGGGCGCATCATCGAACGCACTGAGTGTTGATACGATTCTTTCTAGGTAGTACGCGCCAGTCGTGTACCCGATATGGCGTGAAAGGGCCCGCGCGAGGTCCTGTTCCAACTCTGTTCTGTCGCGAGTGTCTCTCAATTTGGGTTGTCTCCGCCGTGAGCGGTGCAGCGCGGTCGTATTTTAACCAAGAGGACACGACCACTCGCGCTGTCGGCCAACACGGCTTCTCCGGGTGACAGACTTCGAATAACGTCGCCGATTGACGACACCCGTTCGTCGTCAATGTCATAGTCCACGGTGTTTCTTGTGGGCATTCGATTCATCGCGGCTGTGAGATCCGCCTCGAAACCCAACATATGCGTAAACGTCATGTCCACTTGGCTCATCAGCTTTGAATTTACCGCGGAGGGTTGCTGGGTGGCAAAGATCAAAGACAGGCCGGCGTCGCGCCCTCTCTTGACATAGTCGATTAGCGGGCCAGTTGCCGCCGTGGTCCCGTCCGACGGTACGAGCACATGAGCCTCATCTAAGACCATCCAAAGTCTTCCCGCGAGAGTTTCCCCATTTCCGCTTGACTCGGCACCGGTACGGCGTCGGACTTTTCTACTATGGTGACTTCTGCCCATTTTATCTGCGACAAGTCGACCTATAACCCCTACTATGAGCCCCCTCATGGCGTCAGAAACATTCCGCATGAGAATGACAGACAAACTGTTCGGCTTGAGCATCCTTCCGACATCCACTCCGTGTTCGGCGATGACCCCGGTTTTAGCCAAAGCCTCTAACCGCCATTTCAATGCATCAATAGTCCCCAGATGGTAGTTCACCAACGACCCTTGACCCTTGCACGCCCTAGCTAGCGCGGCCGGTGTCTTGTCTTTCTGGACTTCCAGGAGATTGAGGAGCGCCTGGCCCATGGGGCTGAAGCGGTCTACATCTAGAATTGCAAGATAATCCGCGTCACTCATTTGGGAGGCTGCCAATGAAAACGACTTCGCTCCAGGCACGTCGGTGTCGCTTGCGGCCGGCACAAGCACCGAAACGTCGTCGAGCCGCCCCGGCGTCAAACCCCACCTGTTCAGTTCCCCTATCTGATCCACGTCACCGACATATTTGGGATCCGGTTCATACATCAATGTCCAGAACTGATCTTGCACGTCGAATACGATTGCGGCGTGTTCCTCGCCTATCCCTGCAGAGGCACGGTTTGACCTATGTATCTCCTCCAGAAACACACCCAGATCGAAACTCTTTCCGCTGCCTCTGTTGCCGAACACCCCTATTACATGGGGAAAACTGATATCGCAGCAGACCCCGTAATCCAATACTGTCGATGTTCTCCCCTGTTCAATCACCTTCCCCACAAAGGCGGTTGACGCCCCATCACGCCCCCGCGCCCCTACAACCACGCGCCTACCCTTGTGATCCACACGAAAATTGTTTCGGCTCTTCGTGTGGAAGCGCGCCTTGGTGAACACTTTCCTATACTTCACGTTCCACCCTCGACCACGGGCTGAACAATCGGTGGATTTCCCCTGCGCAACAGAATGACTTGCGACGGCCGCAATATCTCAAAGAGGCGTTCGTACGCCGCAGTCGAAACCAGCACGGCAACACTCATCTTCTTCGCTAGTCGTCGCAGTCCTCTGCACACCGCCGCCACAGTATGACGGTCTAGCGGTTCACAAAAGTTGTCTATATATAGGATGTCCGGTCGATGCAAGAAAGCTCTCGCGATCTTCAGCCTGTATTGTTGCCCGGAGCTCAGACTCCTTACCTGCCGAACAAATAATTGCGGTTCCGCAAGACCACAATGGGCACAAACCTCGAAAAAAAAGTCCAGGTCCAATCTGTCAATCTGTTCCAAAGCAGTTCGCTCAAGGTCCAATTGCTCAACGCCTTCAACTCGTGCGTTTATGTTCACTCGACCACCAAAGCTCATTGCTCCCCCGGCGGCCTCACCCGTCGTTGAATCTTCCTGCGTGGTAGGGTCGCACAATGCACGTATCGCGTGGCCGAACAAACTCTTGCCGGAGCCACTGGCCCCGCAAACCATGGTGACCGTACCCTGTTTCAACACAAAAGACGTGGGTTGTATTATTTCCGCCTCCACCGTGGCGCCCACAAAACCGAATGCGTCTTGTATGCGTCGACTGTCGTTCGACTGGGCCAGTTCCGCCGAGGCCGATACCGCGACCCTTTCAAATACAAACTCCTTATGTGGATTCCGGGTTGTTCGGACAGGTTGCTCTTCTTTCCGGTTTAACACGGCCCCGCGTGACTGTAAGTAGTCCCTGGCTTCGGGTGTCAAGCCTGCGGCATAACAAGGTTTTGGACGTCTATTTAACCGATAAAGCGCCTCCCACGTGTCTTGGTCGAGGTGTTGTGGCTCATAGTGCAGTTCACCTATCACCTGTCCGAGGCTGCGATTTCCGGCTCGCATATACTTGATTAACTGCGAGGCGTAACCTCTCTGCATCGTCATGACGCCGCCCCCACCTTGCGGCATGGCCCGCGCGCCGTCGCGGGACAGGGCCTTCTTAACCAGGTAAGTCATGTCTTTGGAGATACGGTGCGCGTTGCCTTCCGTTTCGCCGAGATAGACGAAGTCGTCACCGACGAATTTATAATACCGCAGCATATCGGCGGTGATCTCCAAGAACCGGGGCCTATACCCTCCGTAATGCCAATGTTGAGCGGCGTATTCCATCGCTGCCTTCAGGAAATGGCGGGCGAGCCCTAGGCCGCGGATTTCTGGATGAATGACGAATCTCGATATCCTTGCGACCATATTCGAATATTTTTTGGTGGCAGTGCGATTCCACTCTGACCAACCATGACCAGCGGCTTCTCTATACGGGTGGCTGAAGAACCGCTTGCGTGCGGTATTTGCGATCATGCTCGAAGAAACTTCTATAAAACCTAGTACCTGTGGCAGGTCCCACGTCGTAGCGACACCGATTAGCGGAACGACACGTCCGGCACCGCCACCACCGCGATAGTGAAACTTACGCAACGCATGAAATAACGATAATTCGTCGTCAGACTCAATTTCTTTGAATTTGATCTGGTGTGTTTCTCTAGCGACACGCCACGTGGTATCCTTCGTCCATGCCCGGCCGACCTCAACCCAAGACCTATCCTTCTTGGCGAATACGAAGAGGTTCTCGTGTTGGTGAAATACGAGGTCGCCCTTGCCGACCGGGATGAACCGCCTACACTCGATGACCTCTCCAGTAGAGAGTCGCAATACAGCGGTGGTAGTGCGCAATGCTCGACTGACGACGGTCGCGCCTTGCTGACCTTCTGCTATTCGGGTGGCGGTCGGACTCGCCATGTTAAGGTCCGGTGAACTGCAAACCAACCGGCCGAAACAACAGGTGTGGTCGGCGCTGGCTGCTCAACAACACGACGGCGTAACGAGATCTTTTCATACAAGCGCTCCGCAGTGGCACGATTTGGCGTGACTGCGTAGTGGGGCTTTGTTCGAAAAGCGGCCACTGCATGACATGCCGCGCGCGGTGCCACCTAGACGTCCGGGCGCAACACCGACCATGGTCGATCGGCGTTGGGGGTAGCGTCGAATCTCGGAATCGAGACACTCAAGGGCGCGCGGTGCCGAGCTCGACGCCCTCGGCAGATTCCGGGTCGTTACCCCATTGAGGCACGGTGCTCCTCGGGCGGCTGGCGCGCTCACGTGTCGCGGATGGTACCACGAAACACGCCCGACCGCGAAGGGGCCACCGAACTACGAAGGCCCGGGCGTTGCAGTCGCCCGCAGTGTCCTGCCAGAGGTGCTCCACCTCCGAGTCATTGACAAGTAGGCACAGGCATTCCGCAGGTGTACCTAACTGATTTTGCTTGATTGTTTGACGCTTGGAAACCGACCGACGGGTGTGGGATTGTTCCGTTGCATGCGCGGCGGACACGGCCGCTCAAACACCGCTAGGGCTAACCGTCGGAAGTCCCGTGGTCTGTTCCAGCCGGGGCGCCCGGACAGAGTGCAGGACCTACGCCTAGCGGCAGTATCTCTTCACACTTGGTGCACCCGATAAGCTGGATCATCTCGGTCCTCGGGATCGGCGCCCGACTGATCCGCGAGCCGACCACGTCGCCGGCGGGAACCTCGACGCGAAGGTATTCACCGGCCTGCGCATCTGGATGCAGCTGCATGGCCGTGCGAACGGTGACAAGGCGCGCGCTCGTCGATCCGGCCGCCATGAGCCGCGCAACATTTAGGCCGCCATCCGGCCGAACCGGCTGCTCGTGGCCGAGGGCCTTTTGCAGCGACCGGCGGGCACGGAGCCGTACACCCCGCAACTGATCGGGGCAACGCCTAGTAGCTTCCCGCTCATCGCTCGTCATCACGTCCCCTTCCCTAACGGGCCGCCGACGACACGCGACTTTTTTCCCGCATTGCTGCGCAACCCGACGCAGGAAAGGCTTCATTCTTGCGTAAAGTGTAGGCTTTACACGACTAAAACCTTTTCCCAACCGCTCTGGATTCGCTTATTTTCCCACCATGACAACGATCACGCCACGGTCATGCCGTTGGACGATCGGCGGCATTACGCCGTTCCGAACTGGCAGACCCGTCACGGCATGAGCGCCCCGCGCTTCGCGCTCCCGCAGGCGCGGGGGATGCCTGGCACGGTTGGGACAGGACCGTGCCGGAGCCCTGGGCGGGCGCATCCCGAGCGCGTCCGGGACGGCGGCGCCGCAGGCAGTGCCGTGAGCGGTGCGTCTTCAGGCGCGGGGACGGCGAAACATGTCCGATACGCAATGGCCGTCGGGAATGGTCCGGCTCGGATTGCTCAGCGTTGTAGCCGTGGCGGTGCTGGTGGCGGGGATCCTGCTGGCGCGCAACACCACCGGGCACGACTGGTATTCCGCCGGCAAGCTGACCCTCCACCAAGCCATGCTCACCATGGGCTTCAGCGAGCACAAGGCGGTGGCCTATCGCACGAGCCACGGCGACACCTGGAACATCATCCGCGTCGTCCTTGTCGGGCACGGACCGCTCATACGGGCGCGGCGACGCATCCTGACGACGATCTGGGAAGGCCTGATGCTGGGCGCCGGCGCCGGCGGGACGGTGTTCTGCCTGATGCTGCTCGGCGCCGCGGGCCATTGGCGCCGCGGCGGCCGGACCGTGGCGACGGTGGAGCCAGCGTCCGGAGTCTACCCCTACCGGCCTCCGCCGGCATGGGGCGGGGCTGGACGCGCACGGGGCTGGTTCCGGCCTCGCAGCCGGGCCGGGCTGGTGGTGATCCCGGTGGCGGAGATCGAAGACGTGGAGAGGTTTGTTGCGCACGGTGAGTCCCCCAGGCCGGTGACCGCCGTCGAGCCCGGAGCGGACGCGGTGGAACACCCGCCGGCCCTCCCGGCTGCCGGCCCAGGGGACGGCGCGGAGATCGAATCAACCCGGGAGAAGGACGCGGCGAAGCCCGCGCCGGGAGGGGCGGGCAAGCAGGCCTCCCGACCGCGGCGCGGTCGCGGAACCTTAAAGAGCGACGGCAAAACATCCGCCAGGCGGCAGACCCACTTGCGCCGGAAGCCGGACGGCGACGGGGACTTCTTCTGATGGTCGCCTCGATCGGCGCGGTCGCGAGCCCGTCTCAGGGCGCGAGCTACTACGAGCGCGACGGCTACTATACCAGGGACGATCCGGCACACCGCGCCGCGAGCGCCTGGACGGGCAAGGGCGCGGCAGGGCTGAGCCTCGAAGGCCCTGTCGATCCGGAAGTCTTCAAGGCAGTACTTGAAGGGGAGGTCCCCGACGGGTCGGGCCGCAAACTGGGCCGCAAGACCCGGGACGGCGAGGTCCAACACCGTCCCGGCCGCGACCTCACCTTCTCCGCTCCCAAGTCCGTCTCCCTCGCCGCGCTTATCGGCGGCGACGCGCGCATCGTCGATGCCCACGACCGGGCGGTGATGCGCGCGCTCGACTGGTTCGAGCGGAACGCCGCCGAGACCCGCACGCAGGACACGGGGACCGGGCAAATGGTCCGCGTACGCGGCCAGAAGACCGTGGTCGCCACCTTCAGGCACGGTACCTAGCCT encodes:
- a CDS encoding relaxase domain-containing protein; this encodes MVASIGAVASPSQGASYYERDGYYTRDDPAHRAASAWTGKGAAGLSLEGPVDPEVFKAVLEGEVPDGSGRKLGRKTRDGEVQHRPGRDLTFSAPKSVSLAALIGGDARIVDAHDRAVMRALDWFERNAAETRTQDTGTGQMVRVRGQKTVVATFRHGT
- a CDS encoding ATP-binding cassette domain-containing protein encodes the protein MASPTATRIAEGQQGATVVSRALRTTTAVLRLSTGEVIECRRFIPVGKGDLVFHQHENLFVFAKKDRSWVEVGRAWTKDTTWRVARETHQIKFKEIESDDELSLFHALRKFHYRGGGGAGRVVPLIGVATTWDLPQVLGFIEVSSSMIANTARKRFFSHPYREAAGHGWSEWNRTATKKYSNMVARISRFVIHPEIRGLGLARHFLKAAMEYAAQHWHYGGYRPRFLEITADMLRYYKFVGDDFVYLGETEGNAHRISKDMTYLVKKALSRDGARAMPQGGGGVMTMQRGYASQLIKYMRAGNRSLGQVIGELHYEPQHLDQDTWEALYRLNRRPKPCYAAGLTPEARDYLQSRGAVLNRKEEQPVRTTRNPHKEFVFERVAVSASAELAQSNDSRRIQDAFGFVGATVEAEIIQPTSFVLKQGTVTMVCGASGSGKSLFGHAIRALCDPTTQEDSTTGEAAGGAMSFGGRVNINARVEGVEQLDLERTALEQIDRLDLDFFFEVCAHCGLAEPQLFVRQVRSLSSGQQYRLKIARAFLHRPDILYIDNFCEPLDRHTVAAVCRGLRRLAKKMSVAVLVSTAAYERLFEILRPSQVILLRRGNPPIVQPVVEGGT